A genomic window from Gossypium hirsutum isolate 1008001.06 chromosome D10, Gossypium_hirsutum_v2.1, whole genome shotgun sequence includes:
- the LOC107915748 gene encoding cytochrome P450 83B1: MAIVLFMIFLIALPFFLFILLKRSIRTNGNLNLVLPLPPGPPGLPLIGQLHMLMSDNSVPHIFLYKLSQKHGPLVFLRFGFKPTLVVSSAKMAEAVMKTHDLDFCSRPSLCGARRLSYNASDLSFSPYSDYWREMRKLCVVHLFSRVQKYRPIQEDEVARLVQKICRLSIDSKPVNLSEAMMCLSSSIICRVDFGKRYDDEGAERSRFDGLLKESEAMLSCFSFSDYFPFMGWIDRFTGFFSRLEKTSKELDIFYQQLINEHLDPNRQKPEQEDILDVLLRIQKDRDFPFDLTIDHIKAILMDVFIAGTDTTAATVIWAMCFLMKNPKCLKKTQAEVRDLIGTKGFVNEEDIQGLTYLKAVIKETFRLQTTVPLLVPRETLRTCSVGGYQVPAKTLVYVNAWAIGRDPEAWENPEEFCPERFIGSSIDYKGLNFELIPFGAGRRVCPGMHMGVAAVELALANLLYKFDWEMSTGMNKKDIDFDVVPGLTTHKKNALILVARKIND; encoded by the exons ATGGCTATCGTACTGTTTATGATCTTTCTTATAGCTCTACCCTTCTTCCTCTTCATTCTCCTAAAACGTAGTATTAGAACCAATGGCAATCTTAATCTTGTTCTTCCTCTTCCTCCAGGCCCTCCAGGTCTTCCCTTGATCGGTCAGTTACATATGCTGATGTCTGATAACTCAGTCCctcatatttttctttataaactCTCTCAAAAGCATGGTCCTCTCGTGTTCTTAAGATTTGGATTTAAGCCAACCCTTGTAGTTTCTTCAGCAAAAATGGCTGAAGCGGTTATGAAAACCCATGACCTTGACTTCTGCAGTAGACCTAGTCTTTGTGGTGCTCGTAGATTATCTTACAATGCCTCGGATTTGTCTTTTTCACCATACTCTGACTACTGGCGTGAGATGAGGAAACTTTGTGTTGTGCATCTGTTTAGCAGAGTGCAAAAGTATCGTCCCATCCAAGAAGATGAAGTTGCTCGCCTGGTTCAAAAAATATGCCGATTATCCATTGATTCTAAGCCTGTCAACTTGAGTGAGGCAATGATGTGCCTTTCCAGTTCAATAATATGTAGAGTAGATTTCGGTAAGAGGTATGATGACGAAGGAGCTGAAAGAAGCAGGTTCGATGGGTTGCTTAAAGAAAGTGAAGCCATGTTGTCATGCTTTAGTTTCTCTGACTATTTTCCTTTCATGGGTTGGATTGATAGATTCACCGGGTTCTTCTCTCGTCTTGAAAAAACATCCAAAGAACTTGATATTTTCTATCAACAGCTCATTAATGAACATCTCGATCCAAATAGACAAAAACCAGAGCAAGAGGACATACTCGATGTGTTACTAAGAATTCAGAAAGATCGTGATTTTCCATTTGATCTGACCATAGATCACATAAAAGCTATTCTTATG GATGTGTTTATTGCTGGAACAGACACAACAGCAGCCACTGTGATTTGGGCCATGTGCTTCCTAATGAAAAACCCAAAGTGTTTGAAGAAAACTCAAGCGGAAGTGAGGGATTTGATTGGGacaaaagggtttgtaaatgaagAAGACATTCAAGGTTTAACTTACCTAAAAGCTGTGATAAAAGAAACATTCAGGTTGCAAACAACAGTTCCATTGTTAGTGCCTCGAGAAACACTTCGAACGTGCAGCGTAGGTGGGTACCAAGTACCTGCCAAAACCTTAGTGTATGTGAATGCATGGGCAATAGGAAGAGACCCTGAAGCTTGGGAAAACCCTGAAGAATTTTGTCCCGAAAGGTTCATCGGCAGCTCTATTGACTACAAAGGGTTGAACTTTGAGCTCATACCCTTTGGTGCAGGTAGAAGGGTTTGTCCTGGAATGCATATGGGAGTTGCAGCAGTGGAGCTTGCCCTCGCTAATCTTCTTTACAAGTTTGATTGGGAAATGTCGACCGGAATGAACAAGAAAGACATAGACTTTGATGTTGTGCCTGGTCTTActacacacaaaaaaaatgctctTATCCTTGTCGCTAGGAAGATTAATGATTAA
- the LOC107915578 gene encoding uncharacterized protein yields the protein MKRVLFRGISLTTRNILHSYTKTNQNPVHLFNLFAASTRSRLRFYSSKSDSPVEKKPDPVIESASIAEAHVKDVALPVEDKYFEGDEEVLPSVLEAILRRKLAGKHEETDDELMDELEVQP from the exons ATGAAAAGGGTTTTGTTCAGAGGCATTTCACTCACTACTCGCAATATTCTTCACTCTTATACCAAAACCAACCAAAACCCAGTTCATTTGTTTAACCTATTCGCCGCTTCAACTCGGTCTCGACTCAGGTTCTACTCATCCAAATCGGATTCTCCCGTTGAAAAGAAGCCTGACCCTGTTATAGAATCTGCTTCAATAGCTGAAGCCCATGTCAAGGATGTAGCTTTGCCCGTTGAGGAT AAGTACTTTGAAGGGGATGAAGAGGTACTCCCTTCAGTTCTTGAGGCCATTTTGCGGAGAAAGTTGGCTGGGAAGCATGAAGAGAccgatgatgaattgatggatgaattggAGGTGCAACCATGA